One genomic segment of Francisella persica ATCC VR-331 includes these proteins:
- the rlmB gene encoding 23S rRNA (guanosine(2251)-2'-O)-methyltransferase RlmB has protein sequence MSILIYGINAVDSLIVSDQAKEILVLKKQNLNPKIKAIIVKANSKDIKVTFIDDLKLLPSRIRKDANHQNIFALEKKTFKTYTENDIESLVPQDKNAFILILDNVQDPHNFGACIRSAHSAGIDFIIIPKDNSAPINATVKKVACGAVEHTKIVIVTNLARAIEKLKKLDVWIVGLAGEADDSLYAMNLADPIAIVAGAEGSGMRQRTKASCDFLANLPMLGEVSSLNVSVATGIALYETVRQRISII, from the coding sequence ATGAGTATTTTAATTTATGGAATTAATGCTGTTGATAGCTTGATAGTATCAGATCAGGCAAAAGAAATATTAGTGTTAAAAAAACAAAATCTTAATCCTAAAATAAAAGCTATCATTGTTAAAGCAAATTCAAAAGATATAAAAGTTACTTTTATTGATGATTTAAAGTTACTTCCTAGCCGTATTAGAAAAGATGCTAATCATCAGAATATTTTTGCACTAGAAAAAAAAACTTTTAAAACTTATACGGAAAATGACATTGAAAGCTTAGTTCCACAAGATAAAAATGCATTTATTTTGATATTAGATAATGTCCAAGACCCTCACAATTTTGGTGCATGTATTCGCAGTGCACATTCAGCAGGGATTGATTTTATAATTATTCCAAAAGATAATAGTGCGCCAATAAATGCGACTGTTAAAAAAGTTGCTTGTGGTGCTGTAGAACATACAAAAATTGTCATAGTTACAAATCTAGCGAGAGCTATTGAAAAGCTCAAAAAACTAGATGTTTGGATAGTTGGCTTAGCTGGTGAAGCTGATGATAGCTTATATGCTATGAACTTAGCTGACCCTATAGCAATAGTTGCTGGTGCTGAGGGAAGTGGTATGCGCCAGCGTACAAAAGCAAGTTGTGATTTTTTAGCTAACTTACCAATGTTAGGTGAGGTCTCTAGTTTAAATGTTTCAGTAGCTACTGGTATAGCATTGTATGAAACTGTTAGACAAAGAATAAGTATTATTTAG
- the mpl gene encoding UDP-N-acetylmuramate:L-alanyl-gamma-D-glutamyl-meso-diaminopimelate ligase, with the protein MSKHIHILGICGTFMGSLAVLAKQKGYKVTGSDANVYPPMSTYLESQGIEILQGFDCSQLELNSDEIIIGNIMKRGMPIIEKILAEKLNYFSGPEWLYQNILKYKKVIAIAGTHGKTTTTTMTIKILEQAGLNPSFLVGGVSSDFRVSSRYTDSQYFVIEADEYDTAFFDKRSKLIHYDPNIFVINNIEYDHADIFKDVDAIFWQFHQLLRKMPATAKIIYNAKDDNVQKVISMGCWSELIKANSADGFFITKNNSDYSKFELASDGSNSIQISWGLIGEHNALNSMSAYAVAKQLNISGGNIKQALDGFKGVKRRLEVLSHRDNVTLYDDFAHHPTSIKLTLEAVRNKDKDAYVVALIDPRSNTMRQGDNKDNLSVSITQADKVLLYNHSLLKWDAKGLLKNIDNVDFIMDIEDFVTQINDLLNIHQHRNLQLVMMSNGSFDGLREKLVKLLEAK; encoded by the coding sequence ATGTCAAAACATATTCATATTTTAGGTATTTGTGGTACCTTTATGGGTTCACTAGCGGTATTAGCAAAACAAAAAGGTTATAAAGTAACAGGTTCTGATGCTAATGTTTATCCGCCAATGAGTACTTATCTTGAATCTCAAGGTATAGAAATATTGCAAGGATTTGATTGCTCTCAGTTAGAGCTAAATTCTGATGAGATTATTATTGGTAATATTATGAAGAGAGGTATGCCAATAATAGAAAAAATACTTGCAGAAAAGTTAAACTATTTTTCAGGTCCTGAGTGGCTATATCAAAATATCCTTAAATATAAAAAGGTTATTGCAATAGCTGGAACACATGGTAAAACCACAACTACGACAATGACTATAAAAATACTTGAACAAGCTGGATTAAATCCAAGCTTTTTGGTTGGTGGTGTTAGTAGCGATTTTAGGGTTTCTTCACGCTATACGGATTCTCAGTATTTTGTTATTGAAGCAGATGAATATGATACTGCTTTTTTTGATAAGCGTTCAAAGTTAATTCATTATGATCCAAATATTTTTGTGATTAATAATATTGAATATGATCATGCTGATATTTTTAAAGATGTTGATGCGATATTTTGGCAATTTCATCAACTACTTAGAAAAATGCCAGCTACAGCAAAGATTATTTACAATGCTAAGGATGATAATGTACAAAAGGTAATATCTATGGGTTGTTGGTCAGAGCTTATCAAAGCAAATTCAGCCGATGGATTTTTTATAACTAAAAATAACTCCGACTACTCTAAGTTTGAATTAGCTAGTGATGGTAGTAACAGTATCCAAATATCATGGGGTTTAATAGGTGAGCATAATGCTTTAAACTCTATGAGTGCTTATGCTGTAGCGAAGCAGCTTAATATCTCTGGTGGAAATATTAAGCAAGCTTTAGATGGGTTTAAAGGTGTTAAAAGACGCCTAGAAGTATTGTCACATCGAGATAATGTTACTTTGTATGATGATTTTGCTCATCATCCAACTTCGATTAAATTGACTTTAGAAGCTGTACGTAATAAAGACAAAGATGCCTATGTAGTGGCTCTTATTGATCCACGTTCAAACACTATGCGTCAGGGGGATAATAAAGATAATCTTTCAGTATCAATAACACAAGCTGATAAAGTTTTGCTGTATAATCATAGTCTATTAAAATGGGATGCTAAAGGGCTGCTCAAAAATATTGATAATGTTGATTTTATCATGGATATTGAAGATTTTGTTACACAAATAAATGACTTACTAAATATTCATCAACACAGAAACTTACAACTTGTGATGATGAGTAATGGCTCATTTGATGGCTTAAGAGAAAAGCTAGTAAAACTTTTGGAGGCTAAATGA